From one Erythrobacter sp. HKB08 genomic stretch:
- a CDS encoding long-chain-fatty-acid--CoA ligase gives MGDGRYFPTYSDALATHAEEIPDQVALRYGERTTTYRDYDRHATQVANGLAAMGLKKGDRVAYFGKNTDHCVELCLGVARAGMVFIPIIWRLAPAEVDFIMKDSGAAVLFREDEFSNVTFDGKIISMEQEFADWRDAQSDAPVETQVDAHDPLLQLYTSGTTGLPKGVVLSNHNGTHLRPLMDQHGIYWYSADPGDTMIFAMPYGHIAGVGTALGAALGGQELIIHREFDPEKLIADVQTHRVKWLFLVPAAIGLMLAHPAAANADFSSIKGLTYGASPIPLDLLKQGVDRLKCDFAQLYGLTETFGTVVSLPPEDHKPENIKGREQVMKSAGKALPGTEIAILGEDLKPLQPGEIGEVAIRGDSVMLGYWNRPEENEKAMIEGGWFRTGDAGILDEEGYLYIQDRIKDMIISGGENVYPAEVESAVYGHPDIADIAIIGVPDDKWGEAVKAVVVKKPGSDLDEQGVISYAKERIAGFKCPKSVDFIEALPRNPSGKILRRELRAPYWEGRERQVN, from the coding sequence ATGGGCGATGGACGTTATTTCCCGACGTATTCGGATGCACTCGCGACGCATGCCGAGGAGATCCCCGATCAGGTCGCGCTAAGGTACGGCGAGCGTACGACGACCTATCGCGACTACGACCGCCACGCGACGCAGGTCGCCAACGGCCTGGCCGCAATGGGGCTAAAGAAGGGGGACCGGGTCGCCTATTTCGGCAAGAACACGGACCACTGCGTCGAATTGTGCCTCGGCGTCGCGCGGGCGGGTATGGTCTTCATCCCGATCATCTGGCGCCTCGCCCCGGCGGAAGTCGACTTCATCATGAAGGATTCCGGCGCCGCCGTACTGTTCCGCGAGGATGAATTCTCCAACGTCACTTTCGACGGCAAGATCATCTCGATGGAGCAGGAATTCGCCGATTGGCGCGATGCGCAGTCCGATGCCCCGGTCGAAACGCAGGTCGACGCGCACGACCCGCTGCTGCAGCTCTACACCTCGGGCACGACCGGGCTTCCGAAGGGCGTGGTCCTGAGCAACCACAACGGCACGCACCTGCGCCCGCTGATGGATCAGCACGGTATCTACTGGTACAGCGCCGATCCGGGCGACACGATGATCTTCGCCATGCCTTACGGCCATATCGCGGGCGTCGGAACGGCACTCGGTGCTGCGCTCGGCGGGCAGGAGCTCATCATCCACCGCGAATTCGATCCGGAAAAGCTGATCGCCGACGTGCAGACGCACCGGGTCAAATGGCTCTTCCTCGTGCCTGCCGCGATCGGCCTGATGCTGGCACACCCAGCTGCCGCCAATGCCGATTTCTCGAGCATCAAGGGCCTGACCTACGGCGCGAGCCCGATTCCGCTCGACCTGCTCAAGCAGGGCGTCGACCGGCTGAAGTGCGACTTCGCGCAGCTCTACGGCCTGACCGAGACTTTCGGCACCGTCGTCAGCCTGCCGCCGGAAGATCACAAGCCGGAGAACATCAAGGGCCGCGAGCAGGTCATGAAATCGGCCGGCAAGGCGCTGCCGGGCACCGAGATCGCGATCCTCGGCGAGGACCTGAAACCCCTGCAGCCGGGCGAAATCGGCGAGGTCGCCATTCGCGGCGACAGCGTGATGCTCGGCTACTGGAACCGTCCGGAAGAAAACGAGAAAGCCATGATCGAGGGCGGCTGGTTCCGCACCGGCGATGCCGGCATCCTCGACGAGGAAGGCTATCTCTACATCCAGGACCGCATCAAGGACATGATCATCTCCGGCGGCGAGAACGTCTATCCGGCGGAAGTGGAAAGCGCGGTCTACGGCCACCCCGACATTGCCGATATCGCCATTATTGGCGTGCCCGACGACAAGTGGGGCGAAGCGGTCAAGGCGGTCGTAGTCAAGAAGCCCGGCTCCGATCTCGATGAGCAGGGCGTAATTTCCTACGCAAAAGAACGGATTGCAGGGTTCAAATGCCCCAAGAGCGTCGACTTCATCGAAGCCCTGCCGCGCAATCCGTCGGGCAAGATTCTCCGGCGCGAATTGCGCGCGCCCTATTGGGAAGGTCGCGAGAGGCAGGTCAACTAA
- a CDS encoding AAA family ATPase: MAEIFISYNREDQAAAGLFARAFEAAGHSVWWDVALRAGQVYDEVTEQALRTARAVVVLWSPRSVNSRWVRAEATLAQRFGTFVPCTIEPCDRPIMFELTQTPDLSHWQGDASDPAWAAFLHHVREFLNVGKAAQPASAPAQPGMLSGELQQAGITSTPAPPQPIPQPAPQPQPNLQQAAATPAQAPARNGQSERRQITFLAAEPVGGTQLASQFDPEDWHEFVTSLQARITPVIENMGGTANWSGPELSALFGYPHAQEHAAERAIRAGIEVARLGEQIACENNLGCEGELSLHCGIHTASVLVAASAGGDAEMFGDGATVASSTCSAAPPSGVLVTDSVRELAGGAFDLADGPANGSTRLFQVEGAKKRVQLARSWASGALHGFVGREEELAMLKSRWKKTEAGEGQHVLVRGEPGIGKTRLVEEFHRWIGEREHSWVTLQGASLYPNTPYHALGTLVRNLAEGHEGHAGEWLEMRSEQLGLPSKLLPLLAPSIGLRLPDHVLPTTIANEQQRPQLLATIIEAAFILAKRKPVLLLVDDLQWIDPSTLEVVHMLVEQAQTERIMVLCTARPEFEAPWSDDEHHARITLGKLGTDEMAQLVAEAAGAAADLETIQKVLDRANGVPLFAEELSRLLASGNGEIGEHAMPPTLRELFAARMDRIGDARELLQVAAVIGREFKPSILASIGDADSASLDAHLARLCDEQLLFRRGAPPLASYRFKHALVQDAAYETLPKKRQKALHLKAAEVLSSEGNGEADIAQEVLAMHWMRGDAFDKAAAAWESAGQAAYSRGACKEAVSHFRQGLAALERMPESDDRNASELRLWSALNRALQQTLGYANPVTVEAANKALALAKQSGTLRKAVIEEAQLWRAVLTSGDYAEADRIAERVIALGREMDEGHIPPWIDYFATNARLQTDFYAGRINHIERDYAEFCRTMDNEEAHRHVMDDVVGIGIGALGAWMIGRSDLAQERMAQAVQMGKESGQPFPAAVSLHFAGTLSALDLDLDATHDYSAKALKISKENGLAYIGHLVQAKLDWVGGRDDSAQANVESMRRSIDAMVTADSRVGMIFYMNRLAMALDGKGKAEEAMATIEDALNANPQERVIRPQSLIVRGRFHEEAGRHDEAEADFAHALSLAEEMGALALEFYATHALASFLADQDRPEEARKAIESVLAKCEPETNSPYLDMVRELKAELGG, from the coding sequence TTGGCTGAGATATTCATCTCCTATAATCGGGAGGACCAGGCGGCTGCCGGTCTCTTCGCCCGTGCCTTCGAGGCTGCCGGGCACTCGGTTTGGTGGGATGTCGCGCTCAGGGCCGGGCAAGTCTACGACGAAGTAACCGAACAGGCGCTGCGCACCGCGCGCGCAGTGGTCGTGCTGTGGTCGCCGCGCTCGGTCAATTCGCGCTGGGTCCGCGCAGAGGCGACGCTCGCCCAGCGCTTCGGGACCTTCGTGCCCTGCACTATCGAGCCGTGCGACCGGCCGATCATGTTCGAGCTGACGCAAACGCCCGACCTGTCGCACTGGCAGGGCGATGCGAGCGATCCGGCATGGGCCGCCTTCCTGCATCACGTGCGCGAATTCCTGAATGTCGGCAAGGCGGCTCAACCGGCCAGCGCGCCGGCCCAGCCCGGCATGCTGAGCGGCGAGTTGCAGCAGGCAGGCATCACCTCGACGCCTGCGCCGCCGCAACCGATCCCCCAACCCGCGCCCCAGCCGCAGCCCAACCTTCAACAAGCTGCGGCCACGCCGGCTCAGGCACCCGCCAGGAACGGCCAGAGCGAGCGGCGACAAATCACCTTCCTCGCTGCAGAGCCGGTCGGCGGCACCCAGCTCGCCTCGCAGTTCGATCCGGAAGACTGGCACGAATTCGTCACCTCGCTGCAGGCGCGCATCACGCCGGTGATCGAGAACATGGGCGGCACTGCGAACTGGTCAGGGCCCGAGCTCTCCGCCCTGTTCGGCTATCCCCACGCCCAGGAACACGCAGCCGAGCGCGCCATTCGCGCAGGGATAGAGGTCGCCCGGCTCGGCGAGCAGATCGCCTGCGAGAACAACCTCGGCTGCGAGGGCGAGCTCAGCCTGCATTGCGGCATCCATACCGCGAGCGTCCTCGTCGCAGCATCGGCCGGCGGCGATGCGGAAATGTTCGGCGACGGGGCGACCGTTGCCTCCAGCACCTGCTCCGCCGCGCCGCCTTCGGGCGTGCTGGTGACGGATTCGGTGCGCGAACTGGCCGGCGGGGCATTCGACCTTGCCGATGGTCCCGCGAACGGCTCGACCCGCCTGTTTCAGGTGGAAGGCGCGAAGAAGCGCGTCCAACTGGCGCGCAGCTGGGCAAGCGGTGCATTGCACGGCTTCGTCGGACGCGAGGAAGAGCTCGCGATGCTCAAGAGCCGCTGGAAAAAGACCGAGGCGGGCGAGGGGCAACACGTGCTGGTGCGCGGCGAGCCGGGTATCGGCAAGACCCGCCTGGTCGAGGAATTCCACCGCTGGATCGGCGAGCGCGAGCATAGCTGGGTGACGCTGCAGGGCGCATCGCTCTATCCCAACACGCCCTACCACGCGCTCGGCACGCTGGTGCGCAACCTCGCCGAGGGGCACGAAGGGCACGCGGGCGAATGGCTCGAGATGCGGTCCGAGCAACTCGGGCTACCATCCAAGCTGCTGCCGCTGCTGGCGCCGAGCATCGGGCTGCGCCTGCCCGACCACGTCCTGCCGACGACGATCGCCAACGAACAGCAGCGCCCGCAACTGCTCGCAACGATCATCGAGGCAGCCTTCATCCTCGCCAAGCGCAAGCCCGTGCTGCTGCTGGTCGACGACCTGCAATGGATCGACCCTTCGACGCTCGAAGTCGTGCACATGCTCGTCGAACAGGCGCAGACCGAGCGCATCATGGTGCTGTGCACCGCCCGGCCCGAATTCGAAGCGCCGTGGAGCGACGACGAACACCATGCGCGCATCACGCTCGGCAAGCTCGGCACCGACGAGATGGCCCAGCTGGTCGCCGAAGCCGCCGGCGCCGCCGCCGATCTCGAAACCATCCAGAAAGTGCTCGACCGCGCCAACGGCGTGCCGCTTTTCGCCGAGGAACTCTCGCGCCTGCTCGCATCCGGCAATGGCGAGATCGGGGAACATGCCATGCCGCCAACCCTGCGCGAGCTTTTCGCGGCGCGCATGGACCGGATCGGCGATGCGCGCGAACTGCTGCAGGTCGCGGCAGTCATCGGGCGCGAGTTCAAGCCGTCGATCCTCGCCAGCATCGGCGATGCCGATTCCGCGTCGCTCGATGCGCATCTCGCGCGGTTGTGCGACGAGCAGCTGCTGTTCCGCCGCGGCGCGCCGCCGCTTGCAAGCTACCGCTTCAAGCATGCGCTGGTGCAGGACGCGGCCTATGAAACACTGCCCAAGAAGCGGCAGAAGGCGCTTCACCTAAAGGCTGCCGAAGTCCTCTCGAGCGAGGGTAATGGCGAGGCCGATATCGCGCAGGAAGTGCTCGCCATGCACTGGATGCGCGGCGACGCCTTCGACAAGGCCGCCGCTGCTTGGGAGAGCGCCGGCCAGGCCGCATACAGTCGCGGTGCCTGCAAGGAGGCGGTAAGCCACTTCCGCCAGGGCCTTGCCGCGCTGGAGCGGATGCCGGAAAGCGACGATCGCAACGCCTCCGAACTGCGCTTGTGGAGCGCGCTGAACCGCGCACTCCAGCAGACGCTCGGCTACGCGAACCCGGTCACGGTCGAGGCGGCCAACAAGGCGCTCGCCCTCGCCAAGCAGAGCGGCACCCTGCGCAAGGCGGTGATCGAGGAAGCGCAGCTGTGGCGCGCCGTCCTGACCTCCGGCGACTATGCCGAGGCGGATCGCATTGCCGAGCGGGTCATCGCGCTGGGCCGCGAAATGGACGAGGGCCATATCCCGCCGTGGATCGACTATTTCGCGACCAATGCCCGCCTGCAGACCGATTTCTACGCCGGCCGGATCAATCATATCGAGCGCGACTACGCCGAGTTCTGCCGCACGATGGATAACGAGGAAGCGCATCGCCACGTGATGGACGATGTCGTCGGGATCGGCATCGGCGCGCTCGGTGCATGGATGATCGGACGGTCCGATCTCGCGCAGGAGCGGATGGCGCAGGCCGTGCAGATGGGGAAGGAAAGCGGCCAGCCCTTCCCGGCGGCGGTTTCACTCCATTTCGCAGGCACGCTCAGCGCGCTCGACCTCGATCTCGACGCGACCCACGATTACTCGGCCAAGGCGCTCAAGATCTCGAAGGAGAACGGGCTCGCCTATATCGGGCATCTGGTGCAGGCGAAGCTCGACTGGGTCGGCGGGCGCGACGACAGCGCGCAGGCCAATGTCGAATCCATGCGCCGCTCGATCGACGCGATGGTAACCGCGGATTCGCGCGTCGGCATGATCTTCTACATGAACCGCCTGGCCATGGCGCTCGACGGCAAGGGCAAGGCGGAAGAGGCGATGGCGACCATCGAGGATGCGCTCAACGCCAATCCTCAGGAACGCGTCATCCGCCCGCAATCGCTAATCGTGCGCGGGCGGTTCCACGAGGAAGCCGGCAGGCACGATGAGGCAGAGGCCGATTTCGCCCATGCCCTCAGCCTCGCCGAAGAGATGGGCGCCCTCGCGCTGGAGTTCTACGCGACCCACGCGCTGGCAAGCTTCCTCGCCGACCAGGACCGCCCCGAGGAAGCGCGCAAGGCGATCGAAAGCGTGCTCGCCAAGTGCGAGCCGGAAACCAACTCGCCCTATCTCGACATGGTCAGGGAGCTGAAGGCAGAGCTGGGCGGCTGA
- a CDS encoding polyprenyl synthetase family protein: MDNITAGIVADLGFEPEMDRLRDYLGDWIARSNSELRPLLEWQFDAGSKYFRPLTVFGCHRARVGGEITDQTIRSAAVLEMMHNMTLVIDDILDQSDERRGKPTMHAEFGMLPALMASGFIVADGFTMSAEDPHDIRLFADLVKRLGVAECAQWRLRRQPLGVADWEEIAGEDTGSMFETCACLGTRDEALRRFGRLLGMLYHGCDDVGDVKGLESLGGGGEEDLRDGILTLPAALAIEKESICDLFCKDDPSDEELALISREMRDRLPDAEAHLDQIASDAAWEARTNSDNPEVLLTLIQHTRELSRR; the protein is encoded by the coding sequence GTGGATAACATAACGGCCGGCATCGTTGCCGACCTCGGCTTCGAGCCGGAAATGGACCGTCTCAGGGACTATCTCGGCGACTGGATAGCCCGGTCGAATTCGGAGCTGCGTCCGCTGCTCGAATGGCAATTCGATGCCGGGTCGAAATACTTCCGTCCGCTCACGGTGTTCGGTTGCCACCGCGCACGTGTCGGCGGGGAAATTACCGACCAGACGATCCGCTCGGCCGCGGTGCTCGAGATGATGCACAACATGACGCTCGTCATCGACGATATCCTCGACCAGTCGGACGAGCGCCGGGGCAAGCCGACGATGCATGCCGAGTTCGGGATGCTGCCTGCGCTGATGGCATCGGGCTTCATCGTCGCCGACGGCTTCACCATGTCGGCCGAGGACCCGCACGACATCCGCCTGTTCGCCGACCTCGTGAAGCGCTTGGGAGTTGCCGAATGCGCGCAGTGGCGCCTACGCCGCCAGCCGCTCGGCGTCGCCGATTGGGAAGAGATCGCGGGCGAGGATACCGGCTCGATGTTCGAAACCTGCGCCTGCCTCGGCACGCGCGACGAGGCGCTGCGCCGCTTCGGCCGCCTGCTCGGCATGCTTTATCACGGCTGCGACGACGTGGGCGATGTGAAGGGGCTGGAATCGCTCGGCGGCGGCGGCGAGGAGGACTTGCGCGACGGCATCCTCACCCTGCCGGCCGCGCTCGCGATCGAGAAGGAGTCGATCTGCGACCTGTTCTGCAAGGATGATCCGAGCGACGAAGAGCTGGCCTTGATCTCGCGCGAGATGCGCGACCGCTTGCCTGACGCCGAAGCGCATCTCGACCAGATCGCCAGCGATGCTGCATGGGAAGCGCGCACCAATTCGGACAATCCGGAAGTCTTGCTCACGCTGATCCAGCACACGCGCGAGCTGTCGCGCCGTTGA
- a CDS encoding M20 family metallopeptidase: MLHPDLLESARQLSPQIVALRRAIHAEPEIGLQTPLTSAKVREALADLPLEWKDGGSTTGMVATLKGAREGRRVLLRGDMDALPMPEETGLDFASTIPGRMHACGHDTHTAMLAGAARLLAGKTSEFAGEIQFMFQPGEEGYHGARFMLDEGLVDPLPDAAFALHIMPNAAHGVVAGKAGALMAAADQLDITVRGKGGHASMPHDCRDPIPVAAEIVTALQSLVTRRFNAADAVVLTITQLEAGTTHNVIPDFATLRGTMRTLSPQNRETLQRLVRETAVGIAAAHGIEAEVTVTEGFPVTICDQRAVDLGRKVVQSALGEASWRDLPAPIMGAEDFAYVLEKVPGAMFFLGVAQEGEDWRQCCSIHSPRMVVDESALPHGTATLAGCALQFLEHGFD; this comes from the coding sequence ATGCTGCATCCCGACCTGCTCGAAAGCGCTCGCCAACTCTCCCCGCAAATCGTGGCGCTGAGGCGCGCGATACACGCCGAACCGGAGATCGGCCTGCAAACGCCCTTGACCAGCGCCAAGGTACGCGAGGCGCTCGCCGACCTGCCGCTCGAATGGAAGGACGGTGGCTCGACCACCGGCATGGTCGCGACGCTCAAGGGCGCGCGCGAAGGGCGCCGGGTGCTGCTGCGCGGCGACATGGACGCATTGCCGATGCCGGAGGAGACCGGGCTCGATTTCGCCTCGACCATTCCGGGCCGGATGCACGCCTGCGGGCACGACACCCACACCGCCATGCTGGCCGGGGCAGCCCGGCTGCTTGCCGGCAAGACGAGCGAGTTCGCCGGCGAAATCCAGTTCATGTTCCAGCCCGGCGAAGAGGGCTATCACGGCGCGCGCTTCATGCTCGACGAAGGGCTGGTCGACCCGCTGCCCGATGCAGCTTTCGCGCTCCACATCATGCCCAATGCAGCGCACGGCGTCGTTGCAGGCAAGGCGGGCGCACTGATGGCGGCTGCCGACCAGCTCGACATCACCGTGCGCGGCAAGGGTGGGCATGCTTCCATGCCGCACGACTGCCGCGACCCGATCCCGGTGGCGGCCGAAATCGTCACCGCATTGCAGTCGCTCGTCACCCGCCGGTTCAATGCCGCCGATGCGGTCGTGCTGACCATCACCCAGCTGGAGGCAGGCACCACGCACAACGTCATTCCCGATTTCGCAACGCTGAGGGGCACGATGCGTACCCTCTCGCCGCAGAACCGCGAGACGCTGCAGCGCCTCGTGCGCGAGACGGCAGTCGGCATCGCCGCAGCGCATGGCATCGAGGCGGAAGTCACGGTGACCGAAGGCTTCCCCGTCACCATCTGCGACCAGCGCGCAGTCGATCTCGGGCGCAAGGTGGTGCAGTCGGCGCTGGGCGAGGCGAGCTGGCGCGACCTGCCCGCCCCGATCATGGGCGCGGAGGACTTCGCCTATGTCCTCGAGAAGGTGCCCGGAGCGATGTTCTTCCTCGGCGTGGCGCAGGAAGGCGAGGACTGGCGACAGTGCTGCAGCATCCACTCGCCGCGCATGGTCGTCGACGAATCCGCCCTGCCCCATGGCACCGCGACTCTCGCCGGCTGCGCGCTCCAGTTCCTCGAACACGGTTTCGATTGA
- a CDS encoding FAD-dependent oxidoreductase, which produces MSKTGKTASKTKAKAATKPKAAASKRTTKKAGGSSKAKPRKTATRGAGRSGNATSLPGPKPRVAIIGGGIAGLQAALKLQENDFDVTLFERNKMLGGNTSSEEIDDVEYDVYPHMFCEWYTNFWALCDDVLGENSREKFFSPRAGTKMREATKPEDTDQNKYIELLNPTSMEAVVENLKSGAMSPAEIFLLGYSGIDLAAHPFDRDSQNTIQMLDVNGFIYSRGYATENVAAMQNYILMLIWSIQSSWTAAATYQNFLRHNYTFPDRAPFSWLLKGSMSEKLIKPIRQRLEDDGCTIRCDTEIVTVRLLDDRPILRSRKTPHSEGEYEANEIIQEDYDYVILAVGIDALRRLVMTRDDSLDGVRIVEKEPELANLRRLSSVAIPVVDLHLTKKLDGFPNEHIGLAGSKYGLTVIDIQQLWDNNNFNDKTVLVIAASDGVAIPAEDPKMMGVRMIEEFANYYPEFEGILKWGDKPELIDWDKSHVRTNTSFTLFRNDTGSWAWRPQTLYPDHLPRVFFAGDLVRTDVDMATVEGAIQSGLRAAHSVQAQDAVLNNHPRRGGPIVEQPHEVYSTTSFRAAKLFYLPFAYMALAKVAFEQFEERRRNDRPVGANEFTLAEYMAIVPLQYTIDWWKGAYWLIRSLLDSGEDDPLGGRVLYLKQLAQIKGAAPQGAAAPDPHHPANPAHGDTKISDSDAGHTDEVIGLPEATLMVAGEVISYLIDQLAGNNNDQPIGWQPGDSPGGGQHPGHARAAPAPPHRGHADAPRAAHADAPRSASPPKGPKDELADAAFGVGKAVFAGLKGVARAAVTGSIRGTTRRRWRVKR; this is translated from the coding sequence ATGAGCAAGACAGGCAAGACCGCAAGCAAGACGAAGGCGAAGGCGGCGACCAAGCCCAAGGCTGCGGCATCGAAGCGAACCACCAAGAAGGCGGGCGGCTCCTCCAAGGCCAAGCCCAGGAAGACCGCGACGCGCGGCGCGGGCAGGAGCGGCAATGCCACCAGCCTGCCCGGCCCCAAGCCGCGGGTCGCCATCATCGGCGGCGGTATCGCGGGGCTGCAGGCCGCGCTCAAGCTGCAGGAGAACGACTTCGACGTGACCCTGTTCGAGCGCAACAAGATGCTCGGCGGGAACACCTCGTCGGAAGAAATCGACGACGTGGAATACGACGTCTACCCGCATATGTTCTGCGAGTGGTACACCAACTTCTGGGCCCTGTGCGACGACGTGCTGGGCGAGAATTCGCGCGAGAAATTCTTCTCGCCGCGCGCCGGCACCAAGATGCGCGAGGCCACGAAGCCGGAAGATACCGACCAGAACAAATATATCGAATTGCTCAACCCGACTTCGATGGAAGCGGTGGTCGAGAACCTCAAGTCGGGGGCGATGTCTCCGGCCGAGATATTCCTCCTCGGCTACAGCGGCATCGACCTCGCCGCCCATCCGTTCGATCGCGACAGCCAGAACACGATCCAGATGCTCGATGTGAACGGGTTCATCTATTCGCGCGGCTATGCGACCGAGAACGTCGCGGCGATGCAGAACTATATCCTGATGCTGATCTGGTCGATCCAGAGCTCGTGGACGGCGGCGGCGACCTACCAGAATTTCCTGCGCCACAATTACACCTTCCCCGACCGCGCGCCTTTCTCCTGGCTGCTCAAGGGCAGCATGAGCGAGAAGCTGATCAAGCCTATCCGCCAGAGGCTCGAGGATGATGGCTGCACCATCAGGTGCGACACCGAGATCGTGACGGTCCGACTGCTCGACGACCGGCCGATCCTGCGCTCGCGCAAGACCCCGCATTCGGAAGGCGAGTACGAAGCAAACGAGATCATCCAGGAAGATTACGACTACGTGATCCTCGCGGTCGGCATCGACGCGCTGCGCCGGCTGGTAATGACGCGCGACGATTCCCTCGACGGCGTGCGCATCGTGGAGAAGGAACCGGAGCTCGCCAACCTGCGCCGCCTGTCGAGCGTTGCGATCCCGGTCGTCGACCTGCACCTCACCAAGAAGCTCGACGGGTTCCCCAACGAGCATATCGGGCTGGCGGGATCGAAATACGGGCTGACCGTGATCGATATCCAGCAGCTGTGGGACAACAACAACTTCAACGACAAGACGGTGCTGGTCATCGCTGCCTCCGATGGCGTCGCGATTCCGGCGGAGGACCCCAAGATGATGGGCGTCCGCATGATCGAGGAGTTTGCGAACTACTATCCCGAGTTCGAAGGCATTCTGAAGTGGGGCGACAAGCCGGAGCTGATCGACTGGGACAAGTCGCATGTTCGCACGAACACCAGCTTCACCCTGTTCCGCAACGACACCGGCAGCTGGGCGTGGCGACCGCAGACGCTCTATCCCGATCACCTGCCGCGCGTGTTCTTCGCCGGCGACCTGGTGCGCACCGATGTCGACATGGCGACCGTCGAGGGCGCGATCCAAAGCGGGCTGCGTGCGGCGCACTCGGTCCAGGCGCAGGATGCGGTGCTCAACAACCACCCGCGGCGCGGCGGGCCGATCGTCGAACAGCCGCACGAGGTCTACAGCACGACGAGCTTCCGCGCGGCCAAGCTGTTCTACCTGCCGTTCGCCTACATGGCGCTCGCCAAGGTCGCATTCGAGCAGTTCGAGGAACGGCGGCGCAACGACCGGCCTGTCGGCGCGAACGAGTTCACGCTGGCCGAGTACATGGCGATCGTGCCGCTGCAGTACACGATCGACTGGTGGAAGGGCGCCTACTGGCTCATCCGCTCGCTGCTCGACAGCGGAGAGGACGACCCGCTCGGCGGCCGGGTGCTCTACCTGAAGCAGCTCGCCCAGATTAAGGGAGCAGCGCCGCAGGGGGCTGCCGCGCCCGATCCGCACCACCCGGCAAATCCGGCGCATGGCGATACCAAGATATCCGACAGCGATGCGGGCCATACCGACGAGGTGATCGGCCTGCCCGAAGCGACGCTGATGGTGGCGGGCGAGGTGATAAGCTACCTGATCGACCAGCTCGCCGGGAACAACAACGACCAGCCGATCGGCTGGCAGCCGGGCGACAGTCCGGGCGGCGGGCAGCACCCGGGGCACGCCCGCGCCGCGCCCGCGCCGCCGCATCGGGGACATGCCGATGCGCCGCGAGCCGCGCATGCGGATGCACCGCGAAGTGCGTCGCCGCCGAAGGGTCCGAAAGACGAGCTGGCTGATGCCGCCTTCGGTGTCGGCAAGGCGGTCTTTGCAGGGCTCAAAGGGGTCGCACGCGCGGCAGTCACGGGGTCGATCCGCGGCACCACGCGGCGACGCTGGCGTGTGAAGCGTTGA
- a CDS encoding diacylglycerol kinase family protein: protein MHSPASHLSAQGASGEALAGPTVGVIYNPRSHRNRGQDFDIADRPNVHFAQPLRREDIATELEEFARAGIDYLIINGGDGTVRDVLTCGMRVFGDRWPALAVLPKGKTNALNVDLGAPSGWNLTDAVDAFASGNRVVRRPVVVTRLDEQETPLVGFILGAGGFTLGIQAGQDAHRLGAFDSLAVGVTAAWGVMQALFGSDANKWRRGAKMDILLGEKREPLAHSGQGFEGRRAVMLASTLETFPMGLKLFGKFREGLKLAVMDRPGRRLLAALPKTLFLGPSEGMEAKGFHQLATDRFELAIEDDFILDGEAFPGGRFVVESGPQLQFVVP from the coding sequence ATGCACAGCCCCGCCAGCCACCTTTCCGCGCAAGGCGCGTCCGGCGAAGCGCTCGCCGGTCCGACGGTGGGCGTGATCTACAATCCGCGCAGCCACCGCAACCGGGGGCAGGACTTCGATATCGCGGACCGGCCGAACGTCCATTTCGCGCAGCCCTTGCGGCGCGAGGACATTGCGACCGAGCTGGAGGAATTCGCCCGCGCGGGGATCGACTACCTGATCATCAACGGGGGCGACGGCACCGTGCGCGACGTGCTGACCTGCGGCATGCGCGTGTTCGGCGATCGCTGGCCCGCGCTCGCGGTGCTGCCCAAGGGCAAGACCAATGCGCTCAACGTCGACCTCGGCGCGCCTTCGGGCTGGAACCTGACCGATGCAGTCGACGCCTTCGCCAGCGGCAACCGCGTGGTGCGGCGCCCTGTCGTGGTCACGCGGCTCGACGAGCAGGAAACCCCGCTGGTCGGCTTCATCCTCGGCGCGGGCGGCTTCACGCTTGGTATCCAGGCGGGCCAGGATGCGCACCGGCTCGGCGCCTTCGACAGTCTCGCGGTCGGGGTGACGGCAGCCTGGGGCGTGATGCAGGCGCTGTTCGGCAGCGATGCGAACAAGTGGCGACGCGGCGCGAAAATGGACATCCTGCTGGGCGAGAAGCGCGAACCGCTGGCGCATAGCGGGCAAGGCTTCGAAGGTCGCCGCGCGGTCATGCTCGCCTCGACGCTCGAGACCTTCCCGATGGGGCTCAAGCTGTTCGGCAAGTTCCGCGAAGGACTGAAGCTTGCGGTGATGGATCGCCCGGGCCGCAGGCTGCTTGCCGCGCTGCCCAAGACGCTGTTCCTCGGCCCGTCCGAAGGCATGGAGGCCAAGGGCTTCCACCAGCTTGCCACCGACCGGTTCGAACTGGCGATCGAGGACGACTTCATTCTCGACGGCGAGGCATTTCCCGGCGGGCGCTTCGTCGTCGAAAGCGGGCCGCAGCTGCAATTCGTGGTGCCATGA